In Shouchella patagoniensis, the following are encoded in one genomic region:
- a CDS encoding MBL fold metallo-hydrolase: protein MFKQIPLGPIQTNAYVLYNSNKDAIIFDPGGDGSAFTEWLKAEQLKPIAILLTHAHFDHIGAVDEVKATFDCPVYLHHAEENWLGDPALNGSSRLAERALTTAQPADKLLTSDGPLTIGPFSFELLHTPGHSPGSISYYYKEEDIVFSGDALFQQSIGRTDLNGGNQKQLLESIHNKLLKLPENTIVASGHGPLTTIQAEMDHNPFLSGF, encoded by the coding sequence ATGTTTAAACAAATTCCACTTGGACCGATTCAAACAAACGCATATGTTCTTTATAATAGCAATAAAGATGCGATTATTTTTGATCCAGGCGGCGACGGTAGTGCTTTTACTGAGTGGCTAAAAGCGGAGCAGCTCAAACCGATTGCTATCTTACTTACTCACGCTCACTTTGACCACATTGGTGCTGTCGACGAGGTAAAAGCAACATTTGATTGCCCTGTTTATCTTCATCACGCAGAAGAAAATTGGCTGGGTGACCCGGCACTCAATGGCTCTTCACGCCTTGCAGAACGAGCACTAACTACAGCACAACCAGCTGATAAACTTCTAACAAGTGACGGACCATTAACGATCGGCCCCTTTTCATTTGAACTTTTACACACACCAGGTCATTCACCAGGTAGCATTTCTTACTATTACAAAGAAGAAGACATTGTTTTTTCCGGAGACGCTTTGTTTCAACAAAGCATCGGTCGTACAGACTTAAATGGCGGTAACCAAAAGCAATTGCTAGAAAGCATTCACAACAAACTTTTGAAACTGCCCGAAAACACCATCGTAGCTTCAGGTCATGGACCCCTTACAACAATACAAGCTGAAATGGATCACAATCCATTTCTATCCGGATTTTAA
- a CDS encoding DUF2626 domain-containing protein — MDRMYRVLGFWTGIFAVLFYIGNMYNMALLFFAQTVILIALGYLKLSERVYVYIFAGYCTVFFVGFTYYTVFINVPSFGH; from the coding sequence ATGGATCGCATGTATCGGGTTTTAGGTTTTTGGACGGGTATTTTTGCTGTTCTTTTCTATATTGGGAATATGTATAATATGGCGCTCCTATTCTTTGCGCAAACGGTTATTTTAATTGCGCTTGGCTACCTAAAACTGTCCGAACGGGTATATGTATATATATTTGCAGGATATTGTACGGTGTTTTTTGTAGGCTTTACGTATTACACTGTCTTTATCAATGTTCCAAGCTTTGGACATTAA
- a CDS encoding YqzE family protein yields MSFQDLLKFATQEAVKQIDKPKTQRKAERVQKKEMKEPLLHWAFGIMPMAISMLKHRIKEGRR; encoded by the coding sequence ATGTCTTTCCAAGACTTATTGAAGTTTGCAACACAAGAAGCTGTGAAGCAAATTGATAAGCCAAAAACACAACGAAAAGCAGAACGAGTGCAAAAAAAAGAAATGAAAGAACCGTTATTACACTGGGCGTTTGGAATTATGCCTATGGCAATTTCAATGCTTAAGCATCGAATCAAAGAAGGAAGGCGCTAG
- a CDS encoding competence type IV pilus minor pilin ComGF, producing MFLRGNEGFTYVEQLIGLFILTTLAILLPNLLQLIDLKTGSNHLDTVTFLNHVANEARGAELIVWNDNRLDIYEEGSVISYELRTHKRIQRYRDGKGVVIMSEGVETFLCNRENAGLACKVVLESGKTYERSFWTAKSMVQTAS from the coding sequence ATGTTTTTGCGGGGAAATGAGGGATTTACTTATGTTGAACAATTAATTGGTCTTTTTATCTTGACTACATTAGCGATTTTGTTACCGAATTTGCTTCAACTAATTGATTTGAAAACAGGTTCAAATCATTTGGATACTGTTACTTTTTTAAATCACGTTGCAAATGAAGCAAGAGGCGCTGAGTTGATTGTATGGAATGACAACCGTCTGGATATATATGAAGAGGGTTCTGTTATCTCTTATGAGCTTAGAACCCATAAGCGAATACAGCGTTATCGCGATGGTAAAGGCGTCGTTATCATGAGTGAAGGAGTCGAAACATTCTTGTGCAACAGAGAAAATGCAGGGTTGGCTTGCAAGGTTGTTTTGGAAAGTGGTAAAACATATGAACGGTCATTTTGGACAGCTAAGAGTATGGTTCAAACAGCTAGCTAA
- a CDS encoding type II secretion system protein yields MESLISLCLISLVVSFVLPLYMWVFQERGKLHEEQQVLFQLEEKRNAFYVRGDETGWSNTSDKTIKEYCRESVVKKVESNCVYVFAGK; encoded by the coding sequence ATGGAATCACTAATTAGTCTATGCTTGATCAGTTTAGTTGTTTCGTTTGTTCTGCCGCTTTATATGTGGGTTTTTCAAGAGCGTGGCAAATTGCATGAAGAACAACAAGTTTTGTTCCAATTAGAAGAAAAAAGAAATGCTTTTTACGTACGAGGTGACGAAACCGGTTGGAGCAACACGTCTGATAAAACGATTAAAGAATATTGTAGAGAAAGTGTGGTGAAAAAAGTCGAAAGCAATTGTGTCTATGTTTTTGCGGGGAAATGA
- the comGD gene encoding competence type IV pilus minor pilin ComGD: protein MLKDNNGFTLTEMLFSLSLLSILLLLPTFFVTPNHNLTDEKATIEKLRNDLVFAQHLSMSQGKKVTILFEHNELLLFYGGREQLRFDYPIEITVTPITMDISEVAFLSNGHPQKTGSWKVSTDHLHMRFSVQIGKGRIVYREL, encoded by the coding sequence TTGCTCAAGGACAATAATGGATTCACGTTAACGGAAATGCTTTTTAGCCTCAGTTTACTCTCCATTCTTTTATTACTTCCTACCTTTTTTGTCACACCAAACCACAATTTAACAGATGAAAAAGCTACAATTGAGAAACTTCGTAATGATCTTGTCTTCGCGCAACATCTCTCAATGTCACAAGGGAAAAAAGTGACCATTTTATTTGAACACAATGAATTACTCTTGTTTTATGGAGGCAGGGAACAACTACGATTTGACTATCCGATCGAAATTACAGTTACACCAATTACGATGGATATAAGTGAGGTAGCTTTCTTGTCAAATGGCCATCCGCAAAAAACTGGATCTTGGAAAGTGTCCACTGACCATTTGCATATGCGTTTTTCTGTGCAAATCGGAAAGGGGAGAATTGTTTATCGAGAATTGTAA
- the comGC gene encoding competence type IV pilus major pilin ComGC: protein MKKRFKNEEGFTLIEMLVVLMIISVLLLIALPNMSKNTDIAGDKSCEATKKLVQTQVAAYEAEHGNTPRNLETLVQDGYVDQITCAAGKNLELVGKEVVIVAQGQ, encoded by the coding sequence ATGAAAAAACGATTTAAAAATGAAGAAGGGTTTACGTTAATTGAGATGCTTGTTGTATTAATGATTATCTCAGTTCTGTTACTGATCGCATTGCCGAATATGTCTAAAAATACAGACATAGCGGGCGATAAAAGTTGTGAAGCAACCAAAAAACTTGTTCAAACACAAGTGGCGGCCTATGAAGCAGAACACGGTAATACGCCACGTAATCTTGAAACTTTAGTTCAAGATGGGTATGTAGATCAAATTACATGTGCCGCAGGAAAAAACCTCGAATTAGTTGGAAAAGAAGTTGTTATTGTTGCTCAAGGACAATAA
- the yidD gene encoding membrane protein insertion efficiency factor YidD: MQTLMLLIIRFYRRFISPILPPRCRFYPTCSQYGLEAIQRFGALKGGYLTIKRLLKCHPFHPGGFDYVPCNHQHTKQQKNL, encoded by the coding sequence ATGCAAACATTAATGTTATTAATTATTCGCTTTTATAGACGATTTATTTCTCCGATATTACCTCCAAGGTGTCGATTTTATCCTACATGTTCTCAATATGGACTAGAAGCCATCCAACGATTTGGTGCTTTAAAAGGTGGTTATTTAACGATTAAACGATTGCTTAAGTGTCATCCTTTCCATCCCGGCGGATTTGATTACGTGCCGTGTAATCACCAACATACAAAACAACAAAAAAACCTTTAA
- the comGB gene encoding competence type IV pilus assembly protein ComGB, with protein sequence MRKKHKSMNSEESIRFIKRLGDLLQKGYHMENALSFLQVYSSDYLKNQIELIRVQLRDGATLCASLDCLNLPNEIRSYVYFYEEQGELAEGLVLAASLAQKRLATKKQFQKLLRYPLFLLWGTVVVLIVLNHFIVPHFQALFVTMQQSPPLLTKMFFQFLEVFPYICLAILAIGTCGAFFLFKHFKETSPHDKIVFLLKWNRSKVFVQQLISYYFSLQLGRLLETGMTFQQALTIFENQSLLRFFQAEASMMKKALATGESLVAYMQSQEYYLNELSIVIENGMRTGTVSGDLQQYSIWLFQEMEDKLQKGVVWLQPILLICIGGFVFLLFLVVMLPMFEMIGSLQ encoded by the coding sequence ATGAGAAAAAAACATAAAAGTATGAATTCAGAAGAAAGCATAAGGTTTATAAAGCGCTTAGGTGATCTTCTACAAAAAGGATATCATATGGAAAATGCACTCTCTTTCTTGCAAGTTTATAGTTCAGATTACTTGAAAAATCAAATCGAGCTTATACGGGTACAATTAAGAGATGGAGCGACTCTATGTGCAAGTTTGGATTGTTTGAACTTACCAAATGAGATTCGTTCGTATGTTTATTTCTATGAAGAGCAAGGAGAGTTAGCAGAAGGACTCGTATTAGCTGCTTCTCTTGCTCAAAAGCGACTTGCGACAAAAAAACAGTTTCAAAAATTATTGCGCTACCCCTTGTTTTTATTATGGGGTACAGTTGTCGTTTTAATTGTTTTGAATCATTTTATCGTTCCTCACTTTCAAGCATTGTTTGTTACAATGCAGCAATCTCCTCCGTTACTTACGAAAATGTTCTTTCAATTTTTAGAGGTATTTCCTTATATTTGTCTTGCTATCCTTGCCATCGGCACGTGTGGTGCATTTTTCTTATTTAAGCATTTTAAAGAAACGTCACCTCATGATAAAATTGTGTTTCTGTTGAAATGGAATCGGTCAAAAGTGTTTGTACAACAATTAATTTCGTATTACTTTTCCCTCCAGCTAGGGCGTCTACTTGAGACAGGAATGACCTTCCAACAAGCCTTAACGATATTCGAGAATCAAAGTCTTCTTCGCTTTTTTCAAGCAGAGGCATCAATGATGAAAAAGGCCTTAGCGACTGGTGAATCATTAGTTGCTTATATGCAATCACAAGAATATTATTTAAATGAACTTTCCATTGTTATTGAAAATGGAATGCGGACAGGTACCGTATCTGGTGACTTGCAACAATACAGCATATGGCTTTTTCAAGAAATGGAGGACAAGCTGCAAAAGGGGGTTGTTTGGCTCCAACCAATTTTGTTGATTTGTATTGGGGGATTTGTTTTTCTATTATTCCTTGTTGTAATGTTGCCGATGTTTGAAATGATCGGCTCTCTTCAATGA
- a CDS encoding ATPase, T2SS/T4P/T4SS family codes for MADTEQISNNLLQHAFQMNASDVHFLPSTEGYQIHYRIAGMLATGSLLETDLGIRVISFLKYSAGMDIGERRKPQSKAMVYKWNDSFFTLRFSTLPAQPYESMAIRISPFIATRTLFSLSLFQTDKRKLAKLLTFQSGLMLFTGPTGSGKTTTIYAILEELMKVGGRVIVSIEDPVERSLEGVIQVETNERAGITFETALKAVLRHDPDVIVIGEIRDEKTAKLAFQAAITGHLVIASLHAENAFYTFQRLEELGINSGYDCIRAVVHQKLVKLKGKNERFSLYEWLLSKELKQASLGEKPNIHLTMRQSIKRAWSINAIDEEALNHLVGYIDT; via the coding sequence TTGGCTGATACAGAACAAATTAGTAATAATTTGCTTCAGCATGCATTTCAAATGAACGCAAGTGATGTCCATTTCCTGCCGAGCACTGAGGGGTACCAAATTCATTATCGTATTGCTGGAATGCTCGCAACTGGGTCTTTACTTGAAACGGATCTCGGCATAAGAGTTATTAGTTTTCTTAAATATAGTGCTGGTATGGATATAGGGGAAAGACGAAAACCACAAAGTAAAGCAATGGTCTACAAATGGAATGACTCCTTTTTTACACTTCGATTTTCTACATTGCCAGCTCAACCATATGAAAGCATGGCAATTCGCATTTCACCGTTTATAGCTACGCGAACATTGTTTTCACTCTCATTATTTCAAACGGATAAACGCAAGTTGGCAAAACTTCTTACCTTTCAAAGTGGTTTAATGTTGTTTACAGGTCCAACCGGTTCTGGAAAAACGACAACAATTTATGCAATTCTTGAAGAATTAATGAAAGTTGGGGGCCGAGTCATTGTTTCAATCGAAGATCCAGTAGAGCGATCATTAGAAGGGGTTATCCAAGTTGAGACAAATGAAAGAGCGGGCATTACTTTTGAAACGGCTTTAAAAGCAGTGCTCCGTCACGATCCTGATGTGATTGTCATTGGAGAAATTCGTGATGAGAAAACGGCCAAATTAGCTTTTCAAGCCGCAATAACAGGCCATTTAGTTATCGCAAGTCTACATGCGGAAAACGCTTTTTATACTTTTCAAAGATTAGAGGAACTTGGTATTAACTCTGGTTATGACTGTATTCGCGCAGTTGTCCATCAAAAGTTGGTTAAGCTTAAGGGGAAAAATGAACGTTTTTCATTGTATGAATGGCTGTTAAGTAAAGAGCTAAAGCAAGCAAGCCTAGGTGAAAAACCGAATATCCACCTGACAATGAGACAATCAATCAAACGTGCTTGGTCCATAAATGCAATCGATGAGGAGGCATTAAATCATCTTGTTGGCTATATTGATACTTGA
- a CDS encoding UvrD-helicase domain-containing protein: MKTALYLNKPLFLPKLSRDKWHKLYLASKQGNVFCIHCGNPVKMNFGIHEMPEFSHTTASHLDCHQEVMAYEDALQSEQETAATTVHGFRLPSRQTIKTSSNESTWKEPVPFEPLPPYKPRKNLVSIKHPYRQKLKQANLHFDESQWEAVQHKDGPLLLLAGAGSGKTRVLTARAAYMLCEENIPVNKMALVTFTAKAAHEMKDRMSLYPGVTDQMSRQLLVRTFHSLFVKMLNHFDPNKWHMSNLLKWPSQLVKEAGLEMNLDESEFAYDHALTQISWWKNQMISPDNTSPKDPFEEKAASLYKRYEEKRETVGLFDFDDMLTGCFIMLQENPSLLSRYQERFAYLSVDEFQDINKIQFEIIKMLAHPQQNVCVVGDDDQSIYAFRGSDPYYIQSFKERFSKAKIISLVENYRSSHQIIAGANQVIEKNIKRIPKQLIAQRSSAHTPFFFFPYNEEEEATMIVEEMSNLIENGATPDSFAILYRTNVSVRAIVERLIDSRLPFSIDQDLDCFYERKIIRKALSFLRIGLNEEKQDIMRELLQALFVKQEKITEMLAIQRQEACTLLESLSLLSGLAPFQQKKVKALPAECRKLQKLSPEKALETIEQELGFRDTVKKQGQEGNKMDKGSDDFRQLKVVAGQYETVQAFLEHVDHIIANQSALRRSPKESNAIQLMTIHRSKGLEYKHVFIAGCVERGLPHEYALDALREGDEDPMQEERRLMYVAMTRAKERLSISIPIHYRGRRSNPSRFLRPILKSGF; encoded by the coding sequence ATGAAAACCGCACTTTATTTAAATAAACCGCTTTTTTTGCCTAAGCTCTCTCGGGATAAATGGCACAAGCTCTACTTAGCAAGCAAACAGGGTAATGTTTTCTGTATCCATTGTGGCAATCCTGTCAAAATGAATTTTGGCATTCACGAGATGCCAGAATTTAGCCATACAACTGCATCACATCTTGATTGCCATCAAGAAGTAATGGCGTATGAAGACGCTTTGCAATCAGAACAAGAAACAGCGGCAACTACAGTTCATGGGTTTAGGCTTCCTTCTAGACAAACCATAAAAACAAGTAGTAATGAGTCAACATGGAAAGAACCGGTACCTTTTGAACCTTTGCCCCCTTATAAACCAAGAAAAAACCTTGTTTCCATTAAGCACCCGTATCGGCAAAAACTTAAACAAGCTAATCTTCACTTCGATGAGAGTCAGTGGGAGGCTGTTCAACATAAGGACGGACCATTGCTTTTATTAGCCGGAGCCGGCAGTGGCAAAACAAGAGTATTGACCGCACGAGCTGCTTATATGCTCTGCGAAGAAAACATCCCTGTTAATAAAATGGCTTTGGTTACATTTACTGCGAAGGCAGCGCATGAAATGAAAGACCGCATGAGCTTATATCCAGGTGTAACAGATCAAATGTCTCGGCAACTTTTAGTTCGAACTTTCCACAGCTTGTTTGTCAAAATGCTCAACCATTTTGACCCAAACAAATGGCACATGTCGAACTTACTTAAATGGCCCTCACAACTAGTAAAAGAAGCTGGTCTTGAAATGAACCTCGATGAAAGTGAGTTCGCATATGACCATGCACTTACTCAAATTAGTTGGTGGAAAAATCAAATGATTTCTCCTGATAACACTTCACCTAAAGACCCATTTGAAGAAAAAGCTGCCTCCCTCTATAAAAGGTATGAAGAAAAACGAGAAACAGTTGGATTATTTGATTTTGATGATATGCTTACAGGTTGTTTTATTATGTTACAAGAAAACCCCTCCTTATTAAGCCGCTATCAGGAACGTTTTGCTTATTTATCAGTGGACGAGTTCCAGGATATCAATAAAATTCAGTTTGAAATTATAAAAATGCTTGCCCACCCTCAGCAAAATGTGTGTGTTGTTGGGGACGATGATCAATCCATATACGCTTTTAGAGGGAGTGATCCATATTATATTCAATCGTTTAAAGAACGTTTCTCTAAAGCAAAGATCATTAGCTTAGTTGAAAATTATCGTTCTTCTCACCAAATCATTGCTGGAGCCAATCAAGTCATTGAAAAAAATATAAAAAGAATCCCTAAACAATTAATTGCTCAACGTTCCTCTGCCCATACTCCTTTTTTCTTCTTTCCATATAATGAAGAGGAAGAAGCAACAATGATTGTTGAAGAAATGAGCAACCTAATAGAAAACGGTGCCACACCCGATTCATTCGCAATTCTTTACCGTACCAACGTTAGTGTGAGGGCCATCGTTGAACGCCTAATCGATTCACGCCTACCTTTTTCAATCGATCAAGACCTAGATTGTTTTTATGAGCGAAAAATCATACGGAAGGCATTGTCCTTTTTACGTATTGGATTAAATGAAGAAAAACAGGATATTATGAGAGAATTGTTACAAGCGCTTTTTGTTAAGCAGGAAAAAATAACTGAAATGCTCGCTATTCAACGGCAAGAAGCCTGTACTTTGTTAGAGTCACTCTCACTACTTAGTGGACTCGCTCCTTTTCAGCAAAAAAAAGTAAAAGCTCTCCCTGCCGAGTGCAGGAAACTACAAAAGCTCAGTCCAGAAAAAGCACTAGAAACAATTGAACAAGAGCTAGGCTTTAGAGATACTGTTAAAAAACAAGGACAAGAAGGAAATAAAATGGACAAAGGAAGCGACGACTTCCGGCAATTAAAAGTAGTTGCTGGACAGTACGAAACGGTACAAGCTTTTTTGGAACATGTTGATCATATTATCGCAAATCAATCCGCTTTAAGACGCAGCCCAAAAGAAAGTAATGCGATACAACTTATGACGATTCATCGCTCAAAAGGATTAGAATATAAACATGTATTTATAGCCGGCTGTGTAGAAAGAGGCTTGCCTCATGAATATGCATTAGATGCACTTCGTGAAGGAGATGAAGACCCTATGCAAGAAGAACGACGTCTTATGTACGTCGCTATGACGCGTGCCAAGGAACGCTTATCCATTTCCATACCAATTCATTATCGTGGCAGAAGAAGTAACCCTTCACGTTTTCTTCGCCCCATACTAAAAAGCGGCTTCTAA
- a CDS encoding glycosyltransferase: protein MKTSIVMLTYNQLELTQQCLTSLFLHTDMEETELIIIDNGSTDGTRDYLQKDERIKLVLNDQNVGFAKGCNQGIELASGDEIVFLNNDTILTENWLASMQHAMYSDKAIGMVGPMSNYVSGNQLIENPYTSLDQLPAYAKKRAKEYKGQLRFVLRLVGFCLLVKREVIEKIGPFDERYEVGSFEDDDFCLRGVLNGFKLVIALDAHVHHHGHATFTGSPEINFNQIYWENRARFTEKWRTDVMYFMHPRPELVNLVPKDAKQVLDIGCGAGASGLELINRQGCRLTGIEGNSEMAHIAKTYYEDVLVINLDEENPEFEQDFFDTLLFADVLEHLKDPWTIVQHYSKFLKPGGSIIASIPNITHAEALLPMLMGRFDYADAGILDRTHLRFFTPQTILTLFPESQFTVRQQFSTNVPIPAATRTFFYEVSLLGKKFGFDLSRLGDDVNVYQSIIRLKKR from the coding sequence ATGAAAACGAGTATTGTTATGCTAACTTATAATCAACTAGAGCTTACACAGCAATGTTTAACCAGTTTATTTCTTCATACAGATATGGAAGAAACTGAATTAATTATTATTGATAACGGTTCAACAGATGGAACTAGAGATTATTTACAGAAGGATGAGCGTATTAAGCTGGTGTTAAATGACCAAAACGTAGGTTTTGCAAAAGGTTGTAACCAAGGAATTGAATTAGCAAGTGGAGATGAAATTGTTTTTCTTAACAATGATACGATTCTTACTGAAAATTGGCTTGCTTCTATGCAACACGCAATGTATTCTGACAAAGCAATTGGAATGGTTGGTCCAATGAGTAACTATGTTAGCGGAAACCAACTTATAGAAAATCCCTACACATCTCTTGACCAATTACCAGCCTACGCTAAAAAACGCGCTAAAGAGTATAAAGGTCAATTACGTTTTGTTCTCAGACTGGTCGGCTTTTGCTTACTGGTCAAACGTGAGGTAATAGAGAAGATTGGTCCTTTTGACGAACGTTATGAAGTTGGCTCATTTGAAGATGATGACTTTTGTCTTCGAGGTGTTTTAAATGGATTTAAATTAGTTATTGCGCTTGATGCGCATGTTCACCACCATGGACACGCTACTTTTACCGGCAGTCCCGAAATCAATTTTAACCAAATCTACTGGGAAAATAGAGCTCGATTCACTGAAAAATGGCGTACCGATGTCATGTATTTTATGCACCCCCGGCCAGAACTTGTTAACCTAGTTCCTAAAGATGCTAAACAGGTACTTGATATAGGCTGTGGTGCCGGGGCATCTGGACTTGAACTAATCAACCGCCAAGGCTGTCGTTTAACGGGAATTGAAGGGAATTCAGAAATGGCACATATTGCGAAAACATATTATGAAGATGTCCTAGTGATCAATTTAGATGAGGAAAATCCGGAATTTGAGCAAGATTTCTTTGACACCTTATTGTTTGCAGATGTCCTAGAGCATCTAAAAGATCCTTGGACCATTGTTCAGCATTACAGTAAGTTTTTAAAGCCTGGAGGTTCGATTATAGCAAGTATCCCGAATATTACACATGCCGAAGCATTGCTACCTATGTTGATGGGACGTTTTGATTACGCAGATGCTGGAATTTTAGACCGGACTCACTTGCGCTTTTTTACGCCACAGACCATTTTAACGCTTTTCCCTGAGAGTCAATTCACGGTTAGACAGCAGTTCTCTACTAATGTCCCTATACCTGCAGCGACGCGTACTTTTTTCTATGAGGTAAGTCTATTAGGCAAGAAGTTCGGATTCGATCTAAGCCGTCTTGGTGATGATGTAAATGTGTACCAATCAATTATCCGTCTCAAGAAGCGCTAA